One genomic segment of Chryseobacterium phocaeense includes these proteins:
- a CDS encoding thiamine pyrophosphate-dependent enzyme, whose protein sequence is MAKNIAEQIVEMLENAHVKRIYAVTGDSLNHLNIAVKKSSIEWIHVRHEEVGAYAAAAEAELEGFAVCAGSCGPGHVHLINGVYEAHKSHVPMLVIASTIPSDEMGMDYFQETNTIKLFDDCSHYNQMITRPEQVQRTLQTAMQHAISKKGVAVIGLPGDVSELDAEEGSTSTQLFRTNPVIRPSDEELKSLADLINESKKVTLYCGIGAEKANQEVIELSKHLKAPVGYSFRGKMSIQPGNPNEVGLTGLLGFPSAYAAMHEADLLIMLGTDFPYQKFMPVKNKIVQIDESPERLGRRAKLELGLAGDVKETIRALLPLIQEKTDVHFLNEQLAFYEKVKENQLAYVKDFGKEDAIQPEYVAHTLDQLAKKDAIFTVDTGMCCVWGARFITGTGERKMLGSFNHGSMANAMPMAIGASLTYPGREVIAMCGDGGLSMLLGDMATIFQYKLPVKLIVFNNRTLGMVKLEMEVGGMPDNETDMINPDFAMVAQAMGYPGKNVHKPEEVENAIRECLAYDGPYLLNIFTNPNALALPPKIDFDQVLGMTKSMAQLMLGGKMEEVLDTVKTNYKHIKGLL, encoded by the coding sequence ATGGCTAAAAACATAGCAGAGCAGATTGTTGAAATGCTCGAAAATGCCCATGTGAAAAGAATTTATGCAGTAACCGGCGACAGTCTCAACCATCTTAATATAGCGGTGAAAAAAAGCAGTATCGAATGGATTCACGTACGGCATGAAGAAGTAGGGGCTTATGCAGCCGCTGCAGAGGCAGAGCTGGAGGGCTTTGCAGTCTGTGCCGGAAGTTGCGGGCCCGGACATGTCCATTTGATTAATGGCGTATACGAAGCTCATAAATCCCATGTTCCGATGCTCGTAATTGCTTCCACCATTCCAAGTGACGAAATGGGAATGGATTATTTCCAGGAAACCAATACCATAAAACTTTTTGATGACTGCAGTCACTATAACCAGATGATCACGAGACCGGAGCAGGTGCAGAGAACTTTACAGACTGCAATGCAGCACGCCATTTCAAAAAAAGGGGTGGCTGTGATCGGGCTCCCGGGAGATGTTTCTGAACTGGATGCCGAAGAAGGTTCCACTTCCACACAGTTATTTAGAACCAATCCGGTTATCAGGCCTTCCGATGAAGAGTTGAAAAGCCTTGCAGATTTGATCAACGAAAGTAAAAAGGTAACCCTTTACTGTGGAATTGGGGCTGAAAAAGCGAATCAGGAGGTAATTGAACTCTCAAAACATCTGAAAGCCCCTGTAGGCTATTCTTTCCGTGGGAAAATGTCAATTCAGCCGGGCAATCCCAATGAAGTAGGATTGACAGGGCTTCTCGGTTTTCCATCTGCATATGCCGCTATGCACGAGGCCGATCTTTTAATTATGCTGGGAACTGATTTTCCATATCAGAAATTCATGCCCGTTAAAAATAAAATTGTCCAGATCGATGAAAGTCCCGAAAGATTAGGAAGAAGAGCAAAACTGGAGCTTGGTCTTGCGGGAGATGTTAAAGAAACAATCAGAGCTTTGCTGCCGCTAATTCAGGAAAAAACGGATGTTCATTTCCTGAACGAGCAGCTTGCATTTTATGAAAAAGTAAAAGAAAACCAACTGGCTTATGTAAAAGACTTTGGAAAAGAAGATGCTATCCAGCCCGAATATGTAGCGCATACTTTGGATCAGCTGGCTAAAAAAGATGCGATATTTACGGTAGATACCGGCATGTGCTGTGTCTGGGGAGCAAGGTTTATTACAGGAACCGGCGAAAGGAAAATGCTGGGGTCTTTCAATCACGGATCTATGGCGAATGCGATGCCGATGGCCATTGGAGCTTCACTGACCTATCCGGGAAGGGAAGTGATTGCCATGTGCGGAGACGGCGGACTTTCTATGCTGCTGGGAGATATGGCTACTATTTTTCAGTATAAACTTCCGGTTAAGCTTATTGTTTTCAACAACAGAACTCTGGGAATGGTAAAACTGGAAATGGAAGTTGGCGGAATGCCGGACAATGAAACAGATATGATCAATCCTGATTTTGCGATGGTGGCACAGGCAATGGGCTATCCCGGAAAAAATGTGCACAAACCGGAAGAAGTGGAAAATGCCATCAGAGAATGCCTGGCTTACGACGGACCTTATCTGCTGAATATCTTTACGAATCCCAACGCGCTGGCGCTGCCTCCGAAAATAGACTTCGATCAGGTTCTTGGAATGACGAAATCCATGGCGCAGCTTATGCTTGGCGGTAAAATGGAAGAGGTTCTGGATACGGTGAAGACCAATTATAAGCACATTAAAGGACTGTTGTAG
- the lptE gene encoding LPS assembly lipoprotein LptE has product MSKLKIIFGFIILSLFHQCYSFTGSSLTDEKTVQINEFPNNAALVNPTLSQQFSTDIQNRFLQRTTLKGTKSNPDILIEGEITDYGFSPTTISSNTIQNPSGGIVQQAQSKLTITVKVHYENKIHPDSSFDRTYSDEAVYNSNLTQSEIEASQVKLVTDRIINKIFNDIVANW; this is encoded by the coding sequence ATGAGTAAATTAAAGATCATATTTGGATTCATTATCCTTTCATTGTTTCATCAGTGTTATTCCTTTACAGGATCCTCATTGACGGACGAAAAAACCGTTCAGATCAATGAATTCCCGAATAATGCAGCGCTGGTAAACCCAACGCTTTCCCAGCAGTTTTCCACAGATATCCAGAACAGGTTTCTACAGAGAACCACTTTAAAAGGAACAAAATCTAATCCTGATATTTTGATAGAAGGTGAAATTACCGACTATGGTTTCTCACCTACTACGATCAGTTCCAATACAATACAGAACCCTTCGGGCGGTATAGTGCAGCAGGCACAGAGCAAACTGACGATCACGGTAAAAGTACATTACGAAAACAAAATCCACCCGGATTCAAGTTTTGACAGAACGTACTCGGATGAAGCTGTGTATAACAGTAATTTAACCCAGAGTGAGATCGAAGCTTCCCAGGTGAAGCTTGTGACAGACAGAATTATTAACAAGATATTTAACGATATTGTAGCCAATTGGTAA
- a CDS encoding DUF4126 domain-containing protein gives MLDHIPYFSYVLSAFIGIGLAAATGFRVFLPMFAVSLASYFHWIPMNEHFEWLSGLPALITTGIATIAEILTYYIPFVDHLLDTISVPLATVAGSVLFASQFADLGTFPQWALALIAGGGTAATISSGFAGIRAASTATTGGLGNSVVGTTETAGAGVMSILAMAAPVIAAVLAIILIILVIVYGRKAWRKLRGKKNTTDPI, from the coding sequence ATGTTAGACCATATTCCCTACTTCTCTTATGTGCTCAGTGCCTTTATCGGTATCGGTTTGGCTGCGGCAACCGGCTTCAGGGTTTTTCTCCCGATGTTTGCGGTAAGTCTGGCTTCTTACTTCCACTGGATCCCGATGAACGAGCATTTTGAATGGCTTTCCGGGTTACCGGCACTTATTACGACCGGAATTGCAACCATTGCTGAAATTTTAACGTATTACATTCCGTTTGTGGATCATCTTCTAGATACTATTTCTGTTCCTTTAGCTACCGTGGCAGGCTCAGTTTTATTTGCCAGCCAGTTTGCAGACCTGGGGACTTTTCCGCAGTGGGCACTAGCCTTAATTGCCGGTGGAGGAACGGCAGCTACCATAAGCTCCGGTTTCGCAGGTATACGGGCGGCTTCTACGGCCACAACGGGAGGTCTGGGAAATTCTGTGGTAGGAACCACTGAAACTGCAGGTGCGGGAGTAATGTCTATATTGGCAATGGCAGCCCCTGTTATTGCAGCTGTTCTTGCTATTATCCTGATTATTCTTGTGATTGTCTACGGACGGAAAGCCTGGCGCAAACTTCGGGGCAAAAAAAATACAACGGACCCTATATAA
- a CDS encoding sigma-54 interaction domain-containing protein codes for MSNELQNIKNRFGIIGNFPVLNRALEKAVQVAPTDISVLVIGESGVGKEFIPKIIHSESKRKHQPYIVVNCGAIPEGTIDSELFGHEKGAFTGATATRKGYFEVADGGTIFLDEVGELPLQTQVRLLRVLESGEFMKVGSSQVQKTNVRIVAATNVNMMKAIHDGRFREDLYYRLNTVQIDMPPLRDRKGDIHLLFRKFSIDFAEKYRMPELELEPSAVHYIENYSFPGNVRQLRNLVEQMTVVERNREITVEKLAEYIPMETHLPMVVNNQGAQKQNDFGSEREIMYKILFDMRSDINDLKSLTSELIKNRGTADLSNQEKNLINRIYSAEQAQPVSQNSLLYFEDKSPVVQSAPAIISNADDSYEDIEEIEIEENKPESLSLQNNEKDLIIKALEKHKGRRNRAADELGISQRTLYRKIKQYNLED; via the coding sequence ATGAGCAACGAGTTACAAAATATAAAGAACCGCTTTGGCATCATCGGAAACTTTCCTGTCCTGAACAGGGCCCTGGAAAAGGCTGTACAGGTAGCACCTACAGATATTTCCGTTCTGGTGATCGGGGAAAGCGGTGTAGGGAAAGAATTCATCCCCAAAATCATCCATTCGGAATCCAAAAGAAAACATCAGCCCTATATCGTGGTCAACTGCGGGGCAATTCCTGAGGGAACCATAGACTCTGAATTATTCGGACACGAAAAAGGAGCGTTTACAGGAGCTACAGCCACAAGAAAAGGTTATTTTGAAGTGGCAGACGGCGGAACTATCTTCCTGGATGAGGTAGGAGAACTTCCCCTTCAGACCCAGGTTCGTCTTCTTCGGGTGCTGGAAAGCGGCGAATTTATGAAAGTAGGTTCCTCGCAGGTACAGAAAACCAATGTAAGAATTGTTGCGGCAACCAACGTTAATATGATGAAAGCCATTCACGACGGAAGATTCCGTGAAGACCTGTATTACCGTTTAAATACCGTTCAGATCGATATGCCGCCTTTAAGAGACAGAAAGGGAGATATCCATTTGCTGTTCAGAAAATTCTCAATAGATTTTGCAGAAAAATATAGGATGCCTGAACTGGAGCTGGAGCCAAGCGCGGTACATTATATTGAAAATTACAGTTTTCCCGGGAATGTTCGTCAGCTGAGAAATCTGGTGGAACAAATGACCGTAGTGGAAAGAAACCGTGAAATAACGGTGGAAAAGCTGGCAGAATATATTCCGATGGAAACCCATCTTCCTATGGTGGTAAACAATCAGGGTGCTCAGAAACAGAATGATTTCGGAAGTGAAAGAGAAATTATGTATAAAATTCTCTTTGACATGAGAAGTGATATTAATGATTTAAAATCACTAACTTCAGAACTGATAAAGAACCGCGGAACCGCAGATCTGAGCAACCAGGAAAAGAACCTGATCAACAGGATTTACTCCGCAGAACAGGCCCAACCGGTAAGTCAGAATTCACTGCTGTATTTTGAAGACAAATCTCCTGTGGTACAGAGTGCACCTGCCATTATTTCAAATGCTGATGACAGCTACGAAGATATTGAAGAAATAGAAATAGAAGAAAACAAACCGGAATCTCTGTCTCTTCAGAATAATGAAAAAGATCTGATCATCAAAGCGTTGGAGAAACACAAAGGACGCAGGAACAGAGCCGCAGATGAACTTGGAATTTCACAAAGAACGTTATACAGAAAAATAAAACAATATAACTTAGAAGACTAA
- a CDS encoding DUF4013 domain-containing protein → MKNLELLSLKGYDFNIGKYLSDGMELFKKDVGGFIVATILLFVMNFIPFCGILGMGNFYKICKKVDEGEKVSAGDIFDFTDFVMYLKLFLLILAVVIVAMIPIQISLLPVIFAANATDGSFSETGGALFAGGMGIWVLLVIILMLAVSVSMFFIQPLISLHRMTSVREAFMLSWKLARRNFLKIFVFSIIVGFISQLGIIVCGIGILFSIPVGICMKYAAYKDVLESVNQKMA, encoded by the coding sequence ATGAAAAATTTAGAATTACTCAGCTTGAAAGGATATGATTTCAATATAGGAAAGTACCTGTCCGATGGTATGGAACTTTTCAAAAAAGATGTCGGCGGATTTATCGTAGCAACAATACTTCTATTTGTTATGAATTTTATCCCTTTCTGCGGAATTCTTGGAATGGGAAACTTTTATAAGATCTGCAAAAAAGTAGATGAAGGAGAAAAAGTGTCCGCAGGAGATATTTTTGACTTTACAGATTTTGTGATGTACCTGAAACTGTTCCTGCTTATTTTAGCTGTAGTAATTGTAGCCATGATCCCGATTCAGATATCCTTGCTGCCGGTTATTTTTGCAGCTAATGCTACAGACGGATCCTTTTCGGAAACCGGAGGTGCTTTATTTGCAGGAGGCATGGGGATCTGGGTGTTATTGGTCATTATCCTGATGCTGGCGGTTTCAGTGTCCATGTTTTTTATACAGCCTCTGATTTCGCTGCACAGAATGACCAGCGTAAGAGAAGCTTTTATGCTTTCGTGGAAACTGGCCAGAAGAAACTTCCTGAAAATCTTTGTATTTTCTATTATAGTAGGGTTTATTTCCCAGCTTGGTATCATCGTATGTGGAATAGGAATCCTGTTTTCCATTCCGGTAGGAATCTGTATGAAATATGCAGCCTACAAAGACGTATTAGAATCAGTAAATCAAAAAATGGCATGA
- a CDS encoding energy transducer TonB — protein sequence MMKYLLLLPLLFIGAKGFSQNAIPDYPKGMDSYEGGEVQFYRDFHQILIDKGLKPCENKSEFYNLKLVVYEDATVKYGIDQSEAAAKNKCAFDLGVTVVESMTKWKPAVIKGVKKQAVTTFFIAPDIMFNRYKDGYTGNDLARLVGLPGGIKSFREEVAKRIDLSGFTWTQPFKLVVAFSVSKVGEMENIKLQESSGNAEFDQRIIDGIKSMRKKKWTPATRDGEPVESFYTLPLNFNPPK from the coding sequence ATGATGAAATACCTTTTACTACTACCTTTGCTATTTATCGGAGCTAAAGGCTTCTCTCAAAATGCCATCCCGGATTATCCAAAAGGGATGGATTCCTATGAAGGTGGGGAAGTACAGTTTTACAGAGACTTTCATCAGATCCTTATCGATAAGGGCTTAAAACCCTGCGAAAATAAAAGCGAATTTTACAATCTGAAATTAGTTGTCTATGAAGATGCGACCGTTAAATATGGGATAGATCAATCAGAAGCGGCAGCAAAAAATAAATGTGCTTTCGACCTCGGAGTAACAGTTGTTGAAAGTATGACCAAATGGAAGCCGGCTGTGATTAAAGGAGTTAAAAAACAGGCAGTAACAACCTTCTTTATTGCCCCTGATATAATGTTCAACAGATATAAAGACGGCTATACAGGGAATGACCTGGCAAGGCTTGTAGGTTTACCAGGAGGAATAAAAAGCTTTAGAGAAGAAGTGGCAAAGCGGATTGACCTGAGTGGTTTCACATGGACACAGCCCTTTAAACTGGTAGTAGCTTTTTCCGTAAGTAAAGTCGGAGAGATGGAAAACATCAAGCTGCAGGAATCTTCCGGAAATGCAGAATTTGATCAAAGAATTATAGACGGAATCAAAAGTATGAGAAAGAAAAAATGGACACCGGCAACAAGAGATGGAGAACCGGTAGAATCTTTTTATACGCTTCCGTTAAATTTTAACCCTCCAAAATAA
- a CDS encoding energy transducer TonB — MKAFTLFLALLIGNFTWAQQDVEDRDDNPIAELNKNLLKIDIKEPLLQVAVKGCTDFKPAAFEGGVAVYKETLKKFMYDYLNSDFYVLNGDFTFTLTVDETGKVTQIEGTPKVANSTYFFDDMKYVVRRIKKSWVPASCNGKPVASQIKLKMNFSSIATDL, encoded by the coding sequence ATGAAAGCTTTTACCTTATTTTTAGCGCTTCTTATCGGGAATTTTACGTGGGCACAGCAGGATGTTGAGGACAGGGATGATAATCCGATTGCAGAACTTAATAAAAACCTCCTGAAAATAGATATCAAAGAACCTCTTTTGCAGGTGGCTGTAAAAGGCTGTACCGATTTTAAGCCGGCAGCATTCGAAGGCGGAGTAGCCGTTTATAAGGAAACCCTAAAGAAATTTATGTATGATTATCTGAATTCGGATTTCTATGTGCTGAACGGGGATTTTACCTTTACCCTTACCGTGGATGAAACCGGAAAAGTGACCCAAATTGAGGGAACTCCAAAAGTAGCCAACAGCACTTATTTTTTCGATGATATGAAATATGTGGTAAGACGAATCAAGAAGAGCTGGGTTCCTGCTTCATGCAATGGAAAGCCGGTTGCCTCGCAGATCAAACTTAAAATGAATTTTTCTTCAATCGCAACAGATCTGTAA
- a CDS encoding tetratricopeptide repeat protein, whose translation MEKFQRYYLSFLLLIVYTNTIAQVNCNAVEGENCKKACELYNWASDRQDSRESQEAFDKAIGLCPDFSNSYMEKAVPYLKNGDFVTWKILIDKAVSVDPKMHLGYRGWCKFQFLRDYKGAVQDLEELKKYYPEDLGRSLNGDYHLDVVRAMSYSALGQKVKAAGIIENLLASRNYFKGMYDHYQLGVTYFELGRYDKAWEHFEQQSKENDFAENIYFKSKVSKIRNKDYLDLKKLALQTYDEGKTMKDVYTHHFNKVYRKQIAEL comes from the coding sequence ATGGAAAAGTTTCAGAGGTATTACCTTAGCTTTTTATTGCTTATCGTTTACACCAATACTATTGCACAGGTCAACTGTAATGCAGTAGAGGGTGAGAACTGCAAAAAAGCCTGTGAGTTATACAACTGGGCTTCAGACAGACAGGACAGCCGCGAATCTCAGGAGGCTTTTGATAAAGCCATCGGGCTGTGTCCGGATTTTTCTAATTCCTACATGGAAAAAGCCGTTCCCTATCTTAAGAACGGAGATTTTGTAACCTGGAAAATTCTTATTGACAAAGCGGTTTCTGTAGATCCCAAAATGCATCTGGGCTACAGAGGCTGGTGTAAATTCCAGTTTCTGCGTGATTATAAAGGTGCTGTTCAGGATTTAGAAGAATTGAAAAAATACTATCCCGAAGATCTGGGAAGATCCTTAAACGGCGATTATCACCTGGATGTGGTAAGAGCAATGTCTTACAGTGCTTTAGGACAGAAGGTGAAAGCTGCGGGGATTATCGAAAATCTGCTGGCGTCAAGGAACTATTTCAAAGGCATGTATGACCACTACCAGCTGGGAGTGACTTACTTTGAACTTGGGAGATATGATAAAGCCTGGGAACATTTTGAACAGCAGAGCAAAGAAAATGACTTTGCCGAAAACATATATTTTAAAAGTAAAGTTTCTAAAATCAGAAACAAAGATTATTTGGATTTAAAAAAGTTAGCCTTACAAACTTATGATGAGGGGAAGACTATGAAAGATGTCTATACCCATCATTTTAACAAAGTCTACAGAAAACAGATCGCAGAACTGTAG
- a CDS encoding prolipoprotein diacylglyceryl transferase codes for MNPRVLELLKNPKNIQSEDLGLLKDEIHTFPYVQNIRALHLFGVHLYDKENYQKELSTTAAYTTDKKLLYQLINGKIRKETKPELTEEKQSSKSVEKAVKYSYKEKVFPIKREEPSEKIKTQYEEAAHMIPPVQDIKHIYINGERNRILFEGEENFLDEANSETIDLESTLESGVLVTQKAEPAKELDKEVADETEAVENEQEENSEADVAFTPELIIEEDKTETTTETAEEEDNLSFHEIEAFVPDEEIAEEKEQENVVEESVTEEKDEESVTVNSIEDTIHEEVAEPEAEISFHGMDEFLPEVKIQGSNNDEAVVAEISKPNVNKHEEEMRRLIEEVEKKMKEAQAAPKTETDEPETTDHEISFAETQSFHFWSTEKEEPKAEAPAAEPEQPEPVAKQPEAETEQTEQNEEPAEVQGKEEKEVEVEKVSGWKPMSLESNLPDSVISKEKEVPVAKTEVSKQDEISPVEEKKEEIVAEVKEEPQEAVETVSEDHAPEESETPEPTEEKPEEPKSTEEAPVMNVSFFGSDISSLSVEKEENADIENEPALEVKAEKTPADSNVPGFINTWQSWLKIERPAEEPVEKDKTEVQEKVIEAFIENNPRISQLKEESTYVVKEKNDDISHLMTETLANLYFEQKLYTKAIKAFEILINKNPEKKEYFQSKIQEIKDFRSKG; via the coding sequence ATGAATCCCAGAGTTTTAGAATTATTAAAGAACCCCAAAAATATTCAGTCGGAAGATCTTGGTCTTTTGAAAGATGAAATTCATACTTTTCCTTATGTCCAGAACATAAGGGCGCTTCATTTATTTGGGGTACACCTTTATGATAAAGAAAACTATCAGAAAGAACTTTCTACCACTGCGGCTTATACCACAGATAAAAAGCTGCTCTATCAGCTGATCAACGGGAAGATCAGGAAGGAGACCAAGCCGGAGCTTACCGAAGAAAAACAATCTTCAAAGTCCGTTGAAAAAGCCGTAAAATATTCTTATAAAGAAAAAGTTTTCCCGATAAAAAGGGAGGAGCCTTCGGAAAAAATAAAAACCCAATACGAAGAGGCAGCGCATATGATACCGCCTGTTCAGGATATTAAACATATTTACATTAACGGAGAAAGAAACAGGATTCTTTTTGAAGGCGAAGAAAACTTCCTTGACGAAGCTAATTCTGAGACCATAGATCTTGAATCCACACTGGAATCCGGAGTATTGGTTACCCAAAAAGCAGAACCTGCAAAAGAACTTGATAAAGAAGTTGCAGATGAAACAGAGGCTGTTGAAAATGAACAAGAGGAAAATTCAGAAGCAGATGTAGCATTTACTCCCGAATTGATTATTGAAGAAGATAAAACCGAAACCACGACTGAAACAGCAGAAGAGGAAGACAATCTGAGCTTTCATGAAATAGAAGCTTTTGTTCCTGATGAAGAAATTGCAGAAGAAAAAGAACAGGAAAATGTTGTTGAGGAATCTGTAACTGAAGAAAAAGATGAAGAATCCGTAACCGTTAACAGCATTGAAGATACTATTCATGAAGAGGTAGCTGAACCAGAGGCTGAAATCAGTTTCCACGGAATGGATGAATTCCTGCCGGAAGTTAAAATCCAGGGAAGTAATAATGATGAAGCGGTTGTTGCTGAAATTTCCAAACCGAATGTGAATAAGCATGAGGAAGAAATGAGACGCCTGATTGAAGAAGTGGAGAAGAAAATGAAAGAAGCTCAGGCAGCTCCAAAAACTGAAACTGATGAACCTGAAACGACGGACCACGAGATCAGTTTTGCAGAGACCCAAAGTTTCCATTTCTGGTCTACAGAAAAAGAGGAGCCAAAAGCAGAAGCTCCCGCAGCTGAGCCGGAACAGCCTGAACCGGTAGCTAAACAGCCTGAAGCTGAAACAGAGCAGACGGAGCAGAATGAAGAACCGGCAGAGGTTCAGGGAAAAGAAGAAAAAGAGGTGGAGGTTGAGAAAGTTTCCGGATGGAAGCCTATGAGCCTGGAATCCAATCTTCCGGATTCTGTAATCAGTAAAGAAAAAGAAGTTCCAGTTGCTAAAACTGAAGTGTCAAAGCAGGACGAAATTTCGCCTGTTGAAGAAAAGAAGGAAGAAATAGTTGCAGAAGTCAAGGAAGAACCTCAGGAAGCCGTTGAAACAGTCTCAGAAGATCATGCTCCTGAAGAAAGCGAGACTCCGGAACCGACAGAAGAAAAACCTGAAGAACCTAAAAGTACAGAAGAAGCTCCGGTGATGAATGTTTCATTCTTCGGCTCAGATATTTCCAGTTTATCCGTAGAAAAAGAGGAGAACGCTGATATTGAAAACGAACCTGCTCTGGAAGTTAAAGCTGAAAAAACTCCGGCAGACAGTAACGTTCCCGGATTTATCAATACATGGCAGAGCTGGCTTAAAATAGAAAGGCCTGCAGAAGAGCCTGTTGAAAAAGATAAGACAGAAGTTCAGGAAAAAGTCATAGAAGCATTCATTGAAAATAACCCGAGAATAAGCCAGCTGAAAGAAGAAAGCACATATGTGGTTAAAGAAAAGAACGATGATATTTCCCATTTGATGACGGAAACGCTGGCTAATCTGTATTTTGAACAGAAATTATATACAAAAGCTATAAAAGCATTCGAAATCCTGATCAACAAAAACCCTGAAAAGAAAGAATATTTTCAATCTAAAATCCAGGAAATAAAAGATTTCAGAAGCAAAGGCTAA
- the miaB gene encoding tRNA (N6-isopentenyl adenosine(37)-C2)-methylthiotransferase MiaB translates to MQEKYIDETKQGEAFAIAERPENSKKLFLESYGCQMNFSDSEIVASILNEQGYNTTLKVEEADLILLNTCSIREKAEQTVRMRLSQFKKLKKERPGMTVGVLGCMAERLKTKFLEEEQLVDLVVGPDAYRDIPNLLKETEDGRDAINVILSKEETYADINPVRLGGNGVTAFVTITRGCDNMCTFCVVPFTRGRERSRDPHSIIEECKNLSENGYKEITLLGQNVDSYLWYGGGPKKDFAKASEMQKATAVNFAQLLDQVAKAVPGMRVRFSTSNPQDMSLDVFRMIAKHDNICKYVHLPVQSGSNNMLLAMNRQHTREEYLDLIKKAKEIVPDIAFSQDMIIGFCNESEEDHQDTLSLMKEVEYDYGYMFAYSERPGTPAHKKMEDNIPADVKQRRLAEVIALQGELSRKRMESYVGRMHQVLIEGVSKKNKNQWKGRNSQNAVCVFDMLEGQKIGDIVDVFVYDNTQGTLLGRTAE, encoded by the coding sequence GTGCAGGAAAAATATATAGACGAAACAAAACAGGGAGAAGCTTTTGCCATCGCTGAAAGGCCTGAGAACTCTAAAAAGCTGTTTTTAGAAAGCTATGGCTGTCAGATGAACTTTTCTGATTCCGAAATTGTTGCATCTATTCTTAATGAGCAGGGGTATAATACCACCCTGAAAGTAGAAGAAGCAGACCTTATCCTTTTAAATACCTGTTCCATCCGTGAAAAAGCGGAGCAGACCGTAAGAATGCGTCTTTCCCAGTTTAAAAAGCTGAAAAAAGAAAGACCGGGCATGACGGTTGGAGTGCTGGGATGCATGGCTGAACGTCTGAAAACCAAATTCCTTGAAGAAGAGCAGCTGGTGGATCTTGTGGTAGGTCCCGATGCCTACAGGGATATTCCCAATCTATTGAAAGAAACGGAAGACGGGAGAGACGCCATTAATGTAATTCTTTCCAAAGAAGAAACCTATGCAGATATCAACCCGGTCCGTTTAGGCGGAAATGGAGTGACAGCATTTGTAACCATCACCAGGGGATGTGATAATATGTGCACCTTCTGCGTGGTTCCGTTTACCAGAGGGAGAGAAAGAAGCCGTGACCCGCATTCTATTATTGAAGAATGTAAAAACCTTTCGGAGAACGGATATAAAGAAATTACCCTTTTAGGCCAGAATGTAGATTCTTACTTATGGTATGGAGGAGGTCCTAAAAAAGATTTTGCGAAAGCATCTGAAATGCAGAAGGCTACAGCAGTAAATTTTGCACAATTGCTTGATCAGGTGGCTAAAGCCGTTCCGGGAATGAGAGTGAGATTTTCCACTTCCAATCCGCAGGACATGAGCCTTGATGTATTCAGAATGATTGCAAAACACGACAATATCTGCAAATACGTTCACCTTCCTGTACAGAGCGGTAGTAATAATATGCTTCTGGCCATGAACAGGCAGCATACCCGCGAAGAATATCTGGATTTAATCAAAAAGGCAAAGGAAATTGTTCCTGATATTGCGTTTTCCCAGGATATGATCATCGGTTTCTGTAACGAAAGCGAAGAAGACCACCAGGATACTTTAAGCCTGATGAAAGAAGTGGAATATGATTACGGTTATATGTTCGCCTATTCTGAAAGACCGGGAACTCCGGCACACAAGAAGATGGAAGACAATATTCCTGCTGATGTAAAGCAGAGACGTCTTGCTGAGGTGATTGCACTTCAGGGGGAGCTGTCCAGAAAAAGAATGGAGTCTTATGTAGGAAGAATGCACCAGGTTCTGATTGAAGGAGTTTCCAAAAAGAATAAAAACCAGTGGAAAGGAAGAAATTCCCAGAATGCCGTTTGTGTATTCGATATGCTGGAAGGACAGAAAATAGGTGACATTGTGGATGTTTTTGTCTATGACAACACACAGGGCACGCTTTTAGGGAGAACAGCGGAATAA